The following are encoded together in the Candidatus Omnitrophota bacterium genome:
- a CDS encoding O-antigen ligase family protein translates to MSFKEKIISSSVRLLYWLIIILPFVGSFSSAAVNIVVGCLVFTYIFKKILSKDYRLVKTVISIPFLFLILISVLSIKNSTDLSVSIHGLLKLLKYGLLFLIICESVVDVKHIRKIITSSALGLLFASLDAIYQLHFGKDFFRGFPLEFTIVLPRVRAAFPHPNVFAIYLILLLPLTISVGLYFFKNRKRLFFTIVSILSFFSLVFTFSRGGMIGFIVAVIFIAILQKDKALLILFVLALFIAPLMLPAGIKDWAKNRSSTWEVLLNAERIYIYKSSLNMIKDHPFIGVGVNTFCLNYGKYKSVQSYGRTQEDKYYAHNNFLHMAGEIGLSGLGIFFWLLFALFKKATTIYNSLMKGHFLKICLLGLSAGIIAFLINGLTESSLYYSKVATLFWFQTGLLMGIFKVSEKSLKEGERYEKDR, encoded by the coding sequence ATGTCTTTTAAAGAAAAAATAATCTCAAGCTCTGTTAGGCTATTATATTGGTTAATTATTATTCTGCCATTTGTCGGAAGTTTTTCATCAGCTGCAGTAAATATAGTTGTTGGCTGTTTAGTATTTACTTATATCTTTAAAAAAATCCTATCAAAAGATTATCGGTTGGTAAAGACAGTAATTAGCATTCCGTTTTTATTTTTAATATTAATCTCTGTACTTTCTATAAAAAATAGTACTGATTTATCCGTAAGCATCCATGGCTTACTTAAATTGTTAAAATATGGATTATTGTTTCTGATTATTTGTGAAAGTGTTGTCGATGTCAAACACATTAGAAAAATTATAACTTCTTCTGCTCTTGGGCTTCTTTTTGCCTCTCTGGATGCTATTTATCAATTGCATTTTGGCAAGGATTTTTTTAGAGGATTTCCGTTAGAGTTTACTATTGTTTTGCCGCGAGTAAGGGCGGCCTTTCCACATCCCAATGTTTTTGCTATCTATTTAATTTTGTTGCTACCCCTCACTATTTCTGTTGGGCTTTACTTTTTTAAAAACAGAAAGCGATTATTTTTTACAATAGTCTCAATTCTTTCGTTTTTCTCTCTTGTATTTACCTTTTCGCGTGGTGGAATGATAGGTTTTATTGTTGCAGTTATCTTTATTGCTATTTTACAGAAAGACAAGGCCTTGTTAATATTGTTTGTTTTAGCATTGTTTATTGCTCCTTTGATGCTACCGGCAGGTATTAAGGATTGGGCCAAGAATAGGAGTTCGACATGGGAGGTCTTACTAAATGCAGAAAGGATATACATCTATAAGAGTTCATTAAATATGATAAAAGATCACCCTTTTATCGGAGTCGGGGTTAATACCTTTTGCCTTAACTACGGGAAATATAAGTCCGTTCAGTCATATGGCAGGACGCAAGAAGATAAGTATTATGCCCATAATAATTTCCTTCATATGGCAGGAGAAATTGGACTTAGCGGTTTAGGTATTTTCTTTTGGTTATTATTTGCCTTATTTAAAAAAGCAACAACGATATATAATTCTTTAATGAAAGGGCATTTTTTAAAGATTTGTCTTCTAGGCCTAAGTGCCGGTATAATTGCCTTTTTAATTAATGGCTTAACCGAAAGTAGCCTTTATTATTCCAAGGTAGCGACATTATTTTGGTTTCAAACAGGATTGTTGATGGGGATATTTAAAGTTAGCGAAAAATCCTTAAAGGAAGGTGAAAGATATGAAAAAGACAGATAA
- a CDS encoding glycosyltransferase family 2 protein: MKISVIIPAHNEAASISDTIEQLESILKLEHELLVVNDHSTDDTINVVQEQSRKFPNVRLIHNHNRAGFANALRTGFNAASGELIVPVMADLCDDPQTIIKMYERIEQGYDIVCGSRYMQGGRKVGGPKLKTFFSRFVGLSLYLLIKVSTHDIANSFKMYRRDVLKSFELKASGFEISVEIPLKAYFAGFRISEIPTTWIDRKKGKSKFLVAEQGLVYLKLYLWALIKGLKTCLLKKK, encoded by the coding sequence GTGAAAATATCTGTTATTATTCCAGCTCATAACGAGGCAGCTTCTATTTCTGATACCATTGAGCAGTTAGAATCTATCCTGAAGTTAGAGCATGAGCTGTTAGTAGTTAATGATCATTCCACAGATGATACTATTAATGTGGTTCAGGAGCAGTCTAGAAAATTTCCTAATGTTAGATTAATACACAATCATAACCGGGCTGGATTTGCCAATGCACTGCGGACAGGATTTAATGCCGCAAGCGGTGAATTAATTGTTCCGGTAATGGCCGATCTTTGCGATGATCCTCAGACAATAATTAAGATGTACGAAAGGATAGAACAAGGCTATGATATTGTCTGCGGTTCTCGTTATATGCAGGGAGGCAGGAAAGTCGGCGGACCAAAATTAAAGACATTTTTCTCGAGGTTTGTAGGATTAAGCTTATATTTGTTAATTAAAGTATCTACGCATGATATTGCTAATTCATTTAAGATGTATAGACGTGATGTTTTAAAATCTTTTGAGTTGAAGGCGAGCGGTTTCGAGATTTCAGTAGAGATACCGCTCAAGGCATATTTTGCCGGTTTTCGGATTAGCGAAATTCCTACCACTTGGATAGATAGAAAAAAAGGAAAATCTAAATTCCTGGTGGCAGAGCAGGGTTTAGTTTATTTAAAACTATATCTTTGGGCTCTAATAAAAGGACTAAAAACATGTCTTTTAAAGAAAAAATAA
- a CDS encoding glycosyltransferase family 2 protein: protein MTRLLISVIIITYNRSFVIKRAIESVLKQTYKDLEIILIDDASSDNTHEIISSITDDRVKLVRHDKNKGVAVSRNTGLKNSKGEFITFLDDDDEWLPEKLQTQLDLFKKLNSDVGLIYTNGFSEDEGRIFITERINSKVIYDPSKDKFFPLRVLITPPSSWMLPMEVIKRIGYFDEAMYNNWDDGDYFVRIARKYKIYFLNKNLVTWHILKSHVNMVTPELIKGKEVFLKKNFELLKKDKGYLFRFYRTMGKDSLKLDKKRARYYLLKALCLRTFDLSVISKIARTFG, encoded by the coding sequence ATGACTAGGCTATTGATTAGCGTAATTATTATTACCTATAATAGATCTTTTGTCATAAAAAGAGCCATAGAAAGTGTTTTAAAACAGACTTATAAGGATTTAGAAATTATTTTAATCGACGATGCCTCTTCTGATAATACCCATGAAATAATAAGCTCTATTACTGATGATAGAGTAAAATTAGTGCGCCATGATAAAAATAAAGGAGTTGCCGTTTCAAGAAACACAGGTTTAAAAAATTCAAAGGGAGAATTTATTACTTTTTTGGATGATGATGATGAATGGCTACCCGAAAAACTCCAAACCCAGTTAGATCTGTTCAAAAAGTTAAATTCTGATGTTGGGTTGATATATACAAATGGATTTAGTGAGGATGAAGGGAGAATTTTTATCACCGAGAGAATCAATTCAAAAGTCATTTATGATCCAAGCAAGGATAAGTTTTTTCCATTAAGAGTTTTAATTACTCCTCCTTCAAGTTGGATGCTGCCGATGGAGGTAATAAAAAGAATCGGTTATTTTGATGAAGCTATGTATAACAATTGGGATGATGGCGATTATTTTGTAAGAATAGCAAGAAAGTATAAGATTTATTTTTTAAATAAAAATTTAGTAACATGGCATATTTTAAAGAGCCATGTTAACATGGTGACCCCAGAATTAATAAAAGGCAAAGAGGTGTTTCTGAAAAAGAATTTTGAGCTTCTAAAAAAAGATAAGGGATATCTTTTTAGATTTTACCGAACAATGGGCAAGGATTCCTTGAAGTTGGATAAAAAGAGAGCACGTTACTATTTATTGAAGGCATTATGCTTGCGAACATTTGACCTTTCAGTTATTAGCAAAATTGCAAGGACATTTGGATAG
- a CDS encoding B12-binding domain-containing radical SAM protein → MFEKSTRVLLINPPESSPGRSTSAPLGLMYIAAVLRQNNIPVQILDAFLDGWDSILRKIREYRPDIVGIACPTYARIQAIKVAKIVKENFTDVIVILGGHHPTLMGQQLLDNYPFVDMVGIGEGEYLMLDLCQGRRLEDILGLGFKKNNKIIINEPRPNIEDLDVLPMPAWNLIEPRRYGTHNNFVYEGVDLSKEAGAGILFSRGCIGRCNFCSNRLMWKKWRHRSAKKVVDEIEFLNRTYNIRCFQFNDDCFSVDRKATIEFCSEISKRKLRILFRIITRADCVDEIIIKSLKEAGCYLVQLGIETASPKLLKIMHKPINLEVSAKAIQLINSFNIRSVTLLIAGSLGENWQTINETIDFLNRTNPTDVEVANGIMLFPGTELYSIAKQQGAIDDSFWLTDYTWKIYTKENSRLTLNIFTAAIQKRKKISRFFFLNMLHSNKFIIKEIEYFFKDILEKSGIRRIKKKKNKAKVRR, encoded by the coding sequence ATGTTTGAAAAAAGCACAAGAGTATTACTAATAAATCCTCCTGAGAGTTCTCCGGGAAGGTCTACCTCTGCCCCCTTGGGCTTGATGTATATAGCCGCTGTATTGCGCCAAAATAATATCCCGGTGCAAATACTGGATGCTTTTTTGGACGGCTGGGATTCAATTTTAAGAAAGATTAGAGAATATCGACCGGATATTGTCGGAATAGCCTGTCCTACTTATGCGCGTATCCAGGCCATTAAAGTCGCGAAAATTGTTAAAGAAAATTTCACGGATGTCATTGTTATATTAGGAGGACATCATCCAACCTTGATGGGGCAGCAATTACTAGATAATTATCCCTTTGTTGATATGGTTGGCATAGGTGAAGGTGAATATCTTATGCTGGATTTATGCCAAGGCAGGAGGCTGGAAGATATATTAGGATTGGGTTTTAAAAAGAATAATAAAATTATTATAAATGAACCACGACCTAATATTGAAGATCTCGATGTCTTACCAATGCCTGCCTGGAATCTTATTGAACCGAGAAGATATGGTACTCACAATAATTTTGTCTATGAGGGGGTAGATCTTTCTAAAGAAGCAGGCGCAGGAATTTTATTTTCTCGAGGATGTATAGGTAGATGTAATTTTTGTTCAAATCGCCTTATGTGGAAGAAATGGAGACACCGCTCTGCAAAAAAAGTAGTTGATGAAATTGAATTTCTAAATAGAACTTATAATATCCGATGCTTCCAGTTTAATGATGATTGTTTCTCTGTAGATAGAAAAGCAACAATTGAATTCTGCTCTGAAATAAGCAAGAGAAAATTAAGAATTCTGTTTAGGATTATTACCAGGGCAGACTGCGTGGATGAAATTATTATTAAATCCCTAAAAGAAGCTGGCTGTTATTTAGTTCAGCTTGGGATAGAAACAGCATCACCGAAATTATTAAAAATAATGCACAAGCCCATAAATCTAGAGGTTTCGGCTAAAGCAATTCAGCTCATAAATTCATTTAATATAAGGAGCGTTACCTTGCTTATTGCTGGTTCTCTTGGCGAGAACTGGCAGACTATCAATGAGACTATAGATTTCTTAAACCGTACTAATCCTACTGATGTAGAAGTGGCTAATGGAATAATGTTATTTCCCGGAACAGAACTATACAGTATTGCAAAGCAACAAGGCGCGATTGATGATAGTTTCTGGTTAACTGATTACACCTGGAAGATATATACAAAAGAAAATTCACGTTTAACACTTAATATTTTTACGGCAGCAATACAAAAGCGGAAAAAAATATCTAGGTTTTTCTTTCTAAATATGTTGCATTCTAATAAATTTATAATAAAGGAAATTGAATATTTTTTTAAAGATATTTTAGAAAAGAGCGGCATTAGAAGAATAAAAAAGAAAAAAAATAAGGCAAAAGTACGCCGTTAG
- a CDS encoding FkbM family methyltransferase translates to MLIKKIYELIPFKKQIYSFIKLFWIPPETIFKHLYFKSKIRVKINKTSFFMQHYGYAIENQVFWKGLEGYEKTSMDIWIKSCKKSKVILDIGANTGIYSLVAKTINPLAEVYAFEPIPRIFQKLQYNCQLNNYNIYCQPYALSNSNGKAVISNTSAENSYPATLSKNLDYSNSKIVKTTIPTQTLNRFIEEKQLTRIDLIKIDTESHELEILKGFKNLNEFRPILLIEIFYKDIAQNIKNLLKNYIYLNADSYNYIFIPKEKAQNLLPNI, encoded by the coding sequence ATGTTAATAAAAAAAATTTACGAATTAATACCTTTTAAAAAGCAAATATACTCATTTATTAAATTATTTTGGATACCTCCTGAGACTATATTCAAACATTTGTATTTCAAAAGTAAAATTAGAGTTAAAATTAATAAAACATCTTTTTTTATGCAGCATTACGGATACGCGATAGAAAATCAAGTATTTTGGAAGGGATTAGAAGGCTATGAGAAAACTTCAATGGATATCTGGATCAAATCTTGCAAAAAATCGAAAGTGATACTCGATATTGGAGCAAATACCGGTATTTATTCATTAGTTGCAAAAACTATAAATCCTTTAGCAGAAGTTTATGCCTTTGAGCCTATTCCTAGAATATTCCAAAAGTTGCAATATAACTGTCAACTTAATAACTACAATATATATTGTCAGCCTTACGCTCTTTCTAATTCAAACGGAAAAGCAGTCATTTCTAATACATCGGCAGAAAACAGTTATCCAGCAACATTAAGTAAAAATTTAGATTATTCTAATAGTAAAATTGTAAAGACTACGATTCCGACACAAACGCTTAATAGATTTATAGAAGAAAAGCAATTAACTCGTATTGATTTAATAAAAATTGATACTGAAAGCCATGAATTAGAAATATTAAAAGGATTTAAAAATCTAAATGAGTTTAGGCCTATTTTACTTATTGAGATTTTTTATAAGGATATTGCTCAAAATATAAAAAACTTATTAAAGAATTATATCTACCTCAATGCTGATAGTTATAATTATATTTTTATTCCAAAGGAGAAAGCACAAAATTTATTACCGAATATATAG
- a CDS encoding DUF2079 domain-containing protein: protein MSNSNIAKAFLNIYDFFLNLYSIFFVSLIFTDYSFVLLKFHNKFSLPFEDISNISVQTIILIFLLAVRYLIHKDSFLEIKFIKAIKNITKLNDKVILVSIFSAFLIIFLSMGIARHTALSSGMDLTVTDQAIYNTTKGDTLFSSLDGNINHLGAHFEPILFLIVPLYMLWPNVTVLIFLKSLFLGLAIFPLYLIAKNRLGSRSLIFAFIFAYFFSRSVRGIGFLDFHTEAFLVPLAFLSFYLLIKNRISLFILSLFFMLLCKENVAFIIIGFGIFIVLVKRQYKLGLFLFVLGISAWVLLTRYIIPHFANSQDYPYLTWLPFGKTYLENLSAVIKNPHLLIELFLSKEKIVYYLKLFGPLGFLSFLSPGSLLLVIVPLLTHIAGSLRHTGMQTISSHYPAHTMPFIFISAIYGVGWLVDHLSKVKNSGSRRKSIAFWLSIFIITVSLLFFGKSDGHKFAKFIRGAEEIRAQEKISYLKLIPKDASVYTVHNLGPHLSHRKYIYLWQSLESTKFITEYIVLDRELLGLDEHDFFAISQALNKKGYEKTFFDRFNSFHIYFNSKIEKSLLEKQPKKIIFFDAG, encoded by the coding sequence ATGAGTAATTCTAATATAGCCAAGGCTTTTTTAAATATCTATGATTTTTTCTTAAATCTATATTCTATTTTTTTTGTTAGCTTAATTTTTACCGATTACTCATTCGTTCTATTAAAATTTCATAATAAATTTAGTCTTCCTTTTGAAGATATTTCTAATATATCCGTTCAGACGATAATACTTATATTCTTGTTGGCAGTAAGATACCTTATACATAAAGACTCCTTCCTTGAGATTAAATTTATAAAGGCTATCAAAAATATTACCAAATTAAATGATAAGGTAATTTTAGTTTCAATTTTTAGTGCCTTCCTTATTATATTTCTGTCTATGGGCATCGCAAGACACACGGCTCTATCATCTGGTATGGATCTGACAGTGACCGATCAGGCAATTTACAATACTACAAAAGGAGATACTTTATTTTCATCATTAGATGGAAATATAAACCATTTAGGTGCACATTTTGAGCCTATTCTATTTTTAATCGTGCCGCTATATATGCTTTGGCCAAATGTAACTGTTTTGATATTTTTAAAATCTCTCTTTCTGGGCTTGGCAATATTTCCACTTTATTTAATTGCTAAGAATAGATTAGGTAGTCGAAGCTTGATATTTGCTTTCATTTTCGCATATTTTTTCTCTCGCTCAGTAAGAGGAATCGGTTTCTTGGATTTTCACACAGAAGCATTTTTAGTCCCTTTAGCATTTTTAAGCTTCTATCTTTTAATTAAAAATCGAATAAGTTTATTTATTCTGTCTCTTTTTTTTATGTTATTGTGCAAGGAAAATGTTGCCTTTATAATTATTGGTTTTGGAATTTTCATTGTCTTAGTTAAAAGGCAATATAAGTTAGGACTATTTTTATTTGTTTTAGGTATCAGTGCCTGGGTTTTATTAACAAGGTATATAATTCCTCATTTTGCAAATTCGCAAGATTATCCATATTTAACATGGTTACCATTTGGTAAGACTTATTTAGAGAATCTGAGTGCTGTTATAAAAAATCCGCACCTTTTAATAGAGCTCTTTTTGAGCAAAGAGAAGATTGTTTATTATCTTAAGCTATTTGGCCCCTTGGGATTCTTATCATTTTTAAGTCCTGGTTCTCTTCTTTTAGTTATTGTTCCTTTATTGACACATATTGCGGGAAGCCTTAGGCATACAGGGATGCAAACAATTAGCTCACATTATCCAGCACACACCATGCCGTTTATTTTTATTTCAGCGATATATGGTGTTGGTTGGCTGGTTGATCATTTATCGAAAGTCAAAAACTCTGGGAGTAGAAGAAAAAGTATTGCTTTCTGGCTTTCGATATTTATTATAACAGTCTCTTTATTATTCTTCGGAAAGAGTGACGGACATAAATTTGCAAAGTTTATTAGAGGCGCTGAAGAAATTCGTGCACAAGAGAAAATTTCGTATTTAAAACTTATTCCCAAAGATGCGTCAGTGTATACTGTGCATAATTTAGGTCCACATCTTTCTCATCGCAAATATATATATCTATGGCAAAGTTTAGAAAGCACTAAATTTATCACCGAATATATAGTCTTGGATAGGGAATTATTAGGATTAGATGAACATGATTTTTTTGCTATCTCGCAAGCCCTTAATAAAAAAGGCTATGAAAAAACTTTCTTTGATAGGTTCAATTCTTTCCATATATACTTTAATTCTAAAATCGAGAAATCGTTATTGGAGAAACAACCTAAGAAGATTATTTTTTTTGATGCAGGTTAA